A DNA window from Ctenopharyngodon idella isolate HZGC_01 chromosome 8, HZGC01, whole genome shotgun sequence contains the following coding sequences:
- the LOC127517262 gene encoding H-2 class II histocompatibility antigen, A-U alpha chain-like, translated as MEGFLRIIVICVCVVYINTQSYYEFGLIEACGDSVEEDFIVKFDDEQVAYVDFNEQKEIITLPDFAGQIEPPSLYEDAKKAVSICRNIEGVLKEAYANSSVPLESPWSSIYPKSDAQLNVKNTLICHVTGFFPPPVRVSWTKNNVNVTDESTVSRYYPNKDGTLHVFSRLSFIPEEGDIYSCSVEHKALQQPQTRTWDVEIKEPSIGPSVFCGVGLALGLLGLATGVFFIAKGNN; from the exons ATGGAAGGATTCTTAAGAATTATAGTCATCTGTGTCTGTGTCGTTTACATTAACACCCAAA GTTATTATGAATTTGGGCTGATTGAAGCATGTGGTGACTCAGTTGAAGAAGATTTCATTGTCAAATTTGATGATGAACAGGTGGCATATGTGGACTTCAACGAGCAAAAAGAAATCATCACATTACCTGACTTTGCTGGACAAATTGAGCCTCCGTCACTGTATGAGGACGCAAAAAAAGCTGTATCTATTTGCAGAAATATTGAAGGTGTGCTTAAAGAGGCATATGCCAATTCATCTGTACCACTTG AATCCCCCTGGAGCTCAATATATCCCAAAAGTGATGCACAGTTGAATGTCAAGAATACCCTGATTTGTCATGTGACTGGATTTTTCCCTCCACCTGTCAGAGTCTCGTGGACTAAGAACAATGTGAATGTGACAGATGAATCAACAGTTAGCAGATATTATCCCAACAAAGATGGGACACTGCATGTATTTTCTCGACTGAGCTTCATTCCAGAGGAAGGAGACATTTACAGCtgttctgtggagcacaaagcACTTCAGCAACCTCAAACCAGAACATGGG ATGTAGAGATAAAGGAGCCCAGCATTGGTCCATCAGTGTTCTGTGGAGTTGGTCTGGCTCTTGGGCTGCTGGGTTTGGCCACTGGGGTCTTTTTCATTGCCAAAGGAAACAACTGA
- the LOC127517243 gene encoding gastrula zinc finger protein XlCGF26.1-like isoform X2, with protein sequence MPLKEESPELNEMEEKQQCEKHDSITEEKLCLQSENSSSQKSGEEARRSKRSFTCQQCGNSFTTARNLKIHMKVHTGEKPFTCDQCGKSYTKKKTLNDHMRIHTGERPFKCDQCGKSYIRKDSLNFHMRIHSGENRFICLQCGKRFTRKDSLKLHMRIHTGENCFICLQCGKHFTRKDTLNVHKRIHTGENCFICHQCGQSFTSLKRLNKHRIIHSEEKPFKCDQCEKVFKMKKHLKRHMTSHTVEKHFKCHQCGVCEQVFKIKRDLKRHMTSHTAEKLFKCHQCGKCLKHEESLNYHMRLHTGERPFSCPQCGKSFVHKSYLTTHMRVHTRENNFKCTQCGKSFTKKKHLRMHEHAHPKEKHFPCPECGKSFTPKGNLKKHMRIHTGERPYTWEDFLT encoded by the coding sequence ATGCCACTTAAAGAGGAGAGTCCAGAACTGAATGAAATGGAGGAGAAACAACAGTGTGAGAAACATGATTCCATAACAGAAGAAAAACTTTGCTTGCAGAGTGAAAACTCTTCCTCACAAAAAAGTGGTGAGGAGGCAAGAAGATCTAAAAGATCTTTCACctgtcaacagtgtggaaaCTCGTTCACTACAGCAAGAAACCTTAAAATCCACATGaaagttcatactggagagaagcctttcacatgtgatcagtgtggaaagagttacacaaaaaaaaagacattaaacgatcacatgaggattcacactggagaaagacctttcaaatgtgatcagtgtggaaagagttacaTACGTAAAGACTCCCTTAATTTCCACATGAGGATTCACTCAGGAGAGAACCGTTTTATATGTCTTCAGTGTGGAAAGCGTTTTACACGTAAAGACTCCCTTAAAttacacatgagaattcacacagGAGAGAACTGTTTTATATGTCTTCAGTGTGGAAAGCATTTCACACGTAAAGACACCCTCAATGTACACAAGAGAATTCACACAGGAGAGAACTGTTTTATATGTCATCAGTGTGGACAGAGTTTCACGTCTTTGAAACGCCTTAACAAGCACAGGATAATTCACTCCGAAGAGAAACCCTTCAAATGTGACCAATGTGAAAAGGTGTTCAAAATGAAAAAGCACCTGAAGAGACACATGACGAGTCACACTGTGGAGAAGCATTTTAAGTGCCATCAGTGTGGAGTCTGTGAACAGGTGTTCAAAATAAAGAGGGACCTAAAGAGACACATGACAAGTCACACTGCGGAGAAGCTTTTTAAGTGCCATCAGTGTGGGAAGTGTTTAAAACATGAAGAATCGCTAAATTATCACATGAGACTTCACACAGGAGAGAGGCCTTTCagctgccctcagtgtggaaagagtttcgtACATAAATCATACCTTACTactcacatgagagttcacacaagagagaataattttaaatgtactcaatgtggaaagagttttacaaAGAAGAAACATCTTAGAATGCATGAACATGCTCACCCCAAAGAGAAGCATTTCCCCTGTCctgagtgtggaaagagtttcacacctAAAGGAAACCtcaaaaaacacatgagaattcacactggagagagaccTTACACCTGGGAAGATTTTCTTACATAA
- the LOC127517243 gene encoding gastrula zinc finger protein XlCGF26.1-like isoform X1: MAFIKEETEDMRISEPFRVKHEDTEEQEGTRGSELGSPDLNDHKITVTDLMPLKEESPELNEMEEKQQCEKHDSITEEKLCLQSENSSSQKSGEEARRSKRSFTCQQCGNSFTTARNLKIHMKVHTGEKPFTCDQCGKSYTKKKTLNDHMRIHTGERPFKCDQCGKSYIRKDSLNFHMRIHSGENRFICLQCGKRFTRKDSLKLHMRIHTGENCFICLQCGKHFTRKDTLNVHKRIHTGENCFICHQCGQSFTSLKRLNKHRIIHSEEKPFKCDQCEKVFKMKKHLKRHMTSHTVEKHFKCHQCGVCEQVFKIKRDLKRHMTSHTAEKLFKCHQCGKCLKHEESLNYHMRLHTGERPFSCPQCGKSFVHKSYLTTHMRVHTRENNFKCTQCGKSFTKKKHLRMHEHAHPKEKHFPCPECGKSFTPKGNLKKHMRIHTGERPYTWEDFLT; the protein is encoded by the exons ATGgcatttattaaagaggagactgAAGACATGAGAATTTCAGAACcattcagagtgaaacatgaagatactgaggagCAAGAAG GTACTCGAGGATCAGAGTTGGGAAGCCCTGATCTAAATGATCATAAAATAACTGTTACAG ACCTGATGCCACTTAAAGAGGAGAGTCCAGAACTGAATGAAATGGAGGAGAAACAACAGTGTGAGAAACATGATTCCATAACAGAAGAAAAACTTTGCTTGCAGAGTGAAAACTCTTCCTCACAAAAAAGTGGTGAGGAGGCAAGAAGATCTAAAAGATCTTTCACctgtcaacagtgtggaaaCTCGTTCACTACAGCAAGAAACCTTAAAATCCACATGaaagttcatactggagagaagcctttcacatgtgatcagtgtggaaagagttacacaaaaaaaaagacattaaacgatcacatgaggattcacactggagaaagacctttcaaatgtgatcagtgtggaaagagttacaTACGTAAAGACTCCCTTAATTTCCACATGAGGATTCACTCAGGAGAGAACCGTTTTATATGTCTTCAGTGTGGAAAGCGTTTTACACGTAAAGACTCCCTTAAAttacacatgagaattcacacagGAGAGAACTGTTTTATATGTCTTCAGTGTGGAAAGCATTTCACACGTAAAGACACCCTCAATGTACACAAGAGAATTCACACAGGAGAGAACTGTTTTATATGTCATCAGTGTGGACAGAGTTTCACGTCTTTGAAACGCCTTAACAAGCACAGGATAATTCACTCCGAAGAGAAACCCTTCAAATGTGACCAATGTGAAAAGGTGTTCAAAATGAAAAAGCACCTGAAGAGACACATGACGAGTCACACTGTGGAGAAGCATTTTAAGTGCCATCAGTGTGGAGTCTGTGAACAGGTGTTCAAAATAAAGAGGGACCTAAAGAGACACATGACAAGTCACACTGCGGAGAAGCTTTTTAAGTGCCATCAGTGTGGGAAGTGTTTAAAACATGAAGAATCGCTAAATTATCACATGAGACTTCACACAGGAGAGAGGCCTTTCagctgccctcagtgtggaaagagtttcgtACATAAATCATACCTTACTactcacatgagagttcacacaagagagaataattttaaatgtactcaatgtggaaagagttttacaaAGAAGAAACATCTTAGAATGCATGAACATGCTCACCCCAAAGAGAAGCATTTCCCCTGTCctgagtgtggaaagagtttcacacctAAAGGAAACCtcaaaaaacacatgagaattcacactggagagagaccTTACACCTGGGAAGATTTTCTTACATAA